Proteins from a single region of Bos indicus x Bos taurus breed Angus x Brahman F1 hybrid chromosome 29, Bos_hybrid_MaternalHap_v2.0, whole genome shotgun sequence:
- the TMEM225 gene encoding transmembrane protein 225, with amino-acid sequence MVHILVRKVEATNMFFSSWTLVFLAVGIIIEEWTELKLGPQKPTITHSPWICCTPLWPSDGLEVIRNILIVVFSLSFMHNLLLGFEFTYMIPQTKYTLIMTACLAFLTGILLLGALLLYHHMLRQGESVYYSSYKISWIIFTAYLNVLFLFISGFLSLLQYKQPIDGSGSLIPRSARKSQVMEQHGVSIKVVSLPAGTAMPRSIVRLHSAHMKEDSPERLNIQARRVTWAL; translated from the exons ATGGTGCACATACTAGTCAGAAAGGTCGAGGCCACGAACATGTTCTTCTCCTCCTGGACCTTAGTCTTCTTGGCAGTAGGAATCATCATAGAAgaatggactgaactgaagttgggaCCCCAAAAACCTACAATAACCCACAGTCCGTGGATATGTTGTACTCCCCTGTGGCCATCAG ATGGCCTGGAAGTGATCAGGAACATTCTGATTGTGGTGTTCAGTCTTTCCTTCATGCATAACTTGCTCCTGGGTTTTGAATTCACCTATATGATTCCTCAAACCAAATATACTCTCATTATGACTGCCTGCCTTGCTTTCCTCACAG GCATCCTTCTGCTCGGTGCACTCCTACTGTATCACCACATGCTACGTCAAGGAGAATCCGTGTACTACTCAAGTTACAAGATCAGCTGGATCATTTTCACTGCGTacttaaatgttttattcttattCATCTCTG GATTCCTCTCTCTCTTACAGTACAAGCAGCCCATTGATGGTTCTGGCAGCCTGATCCCCAGATCTGCCAGAAAAAGTCAAGTTATGGAGCAACATGGGGTTTCTATCAAAGTTGTTTCGTTACCAGCAGGTACTGCAATGCCTCGTAGTATTGTTCGATTACACTCTGCCCACATGAAAGAAGATTCTCCAGAAAGACTGAACATCCAAGCACGTCGTGTAACCTGGGCTCTGTGA